In Acidovorax sp. GBBC 1281, a single window of DNA contains:
- a CDS encoding ATP-binding cassette domain-containing protein has product MALLTLLNAQLAFGHVALLDHAGFSLEAGERVGLIGRNGAGKSSLLKILGSLAKPDDGSLQVQQGIRIAYVAQEPVLEMEASVFAAASEGLREVAEIRDLYLSGDPGLDLNALQSQIEAYDAWNWEQRVEETLQRLRLDPHSIVGNLSGGTKKRVALAQALVARPDVLLLDEPTNHLDLDSIEWLEDLLIDFKGSVITITHDRSFLDRVATRIVELDRGQLRSYPGNFAQYVLQKGEQLAQEAVVSAKADKLLAQEEIWVRKGVEARRTRSQSRIGRLEALRADRSARREVLGSVRMDIASGAQNGYQGKIVAELSDVSKSFGDKVIVKGFSGTILRGDKVGLIGPNGAGKTTLLKLILGELAQDEGTVRRGSNLQVAYFDQMRHAINLDATLEDFISPGSEWIEIGKQRKHVKSYLSDFLFSPARAHSPVRSLSGGERNRLLLARLFARPANVLVLDEPTNDLDIDTLDLLEELLQTYDGTVFLVSHDRTFLDNVVTSTIAYEGNGLWREYEGSVQDWLTQSRRSGLLNPTSLPPSKAAVERNDTVDVEAKSSHLPKKKLSYKEQRELEQLPTQIATLETEQQSIQSALADGSLYAKDGARAAALHAREGEIENQLMIALERWTALSS; this is encoded by the coding sequence ATGGCACTTCTCACCTTACTTAATGCTCAACTGGCTTTCGGTCATGTTGCACTGCTAGATCATGCTGGCTTTTCCCTGGAAGCCGGCGAACGCGTCGGATTGATCGGGCGTAACGGTGCTGGAAAGTCATCGCTACTGAAAATCTTGGGCAGTCTTGCCAAGCCCGATGATGGCTCCCTGCAAGTCCAACAGGGAATTCGAATTGCCTACGTTGCTCAGGAGCCGGTCCTAGAGATGGAAGCTAGTGTTTTCGCCGCAGCCTCAGAAGGGCTGCGCGAAGTAGCAGAAATAAGAGATCTTTACCTCTCTGGCGACCCGGGACTGGACCTCAATGCGTTGCAGTCGCAGATTGAGGCGTACGACGCTTGGAACTGGGAACAGCGGGTTGAAGAGACCCTGCAGCGACTTCGACTAGATCCCCACTCGATCGTGGGCAACCTATCAGGCGGTACAAAAAAACGAGTCGCTCTTGCGCAAGCATTGGTCGCAAGACCGGATGTTCTGTTGCTGGACGAACCGACCAATCACCTCGATCTGGATTCCATCGAATGGCTGGAAGATCTATTGATTGATTTCAAAGGCAGCGTCATCACGATCACCCACGATCGTTCATTCTTGGACAGAGTGGCCACGCGGATTGTGGAACTCGATCGAGGGCAACTCCGATCGTATCCGGGAAACTTCGCCCAGTACGTGCTTCAAAAGGGTGAGCAGCTTGCCCAAGAGGCCGTTGTCTCCGCCAAGGCCGACAAGTTGCTCGCTCAAGAGGAAATTTGGGTACGCAAGGGTGTGGAAGCCCGAAGAACTCGCAGTCAAAGCCGCATCGGACGCCTTGAGGCCCTGCGAGCTGACCGCAGTGCTCGGAGAGAGGTTTTGGGCAGCGTCAGGATGGATATTGCCTCCGGTGCCCAAAATGGCTATCAAGGCAAGATCGTTGCGGAGTTGTCTGACGTCAGCAAATCTTTCGGAGACAAAGTCATTGTCAAAGGTTTTTCTGGAACGATCCTCCGCGGCGACAAAGTGGGCTTGATTGGCCCCAATGGCGCAGGAAAAACCACTTTGCTCAAGCTCATCCTAGGTGAACTGGCTCAAGATGAGGGCACCGTTCGGCGAGGAAGCAATCTGCAGGTAGCGTACTTTGATCAGATGCGACATGCGATCAACCTCGACGCGACCCTTGAAGACTTCATTAGCCCTGGTAGCGAATGGATCGAGATTGGCAAGCAACGCAAGCATGTCAAAAGTTACCTCAGCGATTTCCTTTTTTCCCCTGCCAGGGCTCACTCACCAGTCCGCTCACTTTCGGGAGGGGAGCGCAACCGACTGCTTTTGGCTCGCCTCTTCGCCCGCCCTGCCAATGTGTTGGTGCTTGACGAGCCAACGAATGACTTAGATATCGACACGCTGGATCTTCTGGAGGAACTACTTCAGACGTACGACGGCACCGTATTCCTTGTGAGCCATGATCGGACCTTCCTTGACAATGTGGTGACCAGCACCATTGCGTATGAAGGAAACGGGCTCTGGCGGGAATACGAGGGCAGTGTTCAAGACTGGCTGACCCAGTCCCGGCGCAGTGGGCTGCTCAATCCCACGTCTTTGCCCCCATCCAAGGCGGCAGTTGAGCGCAATGACACAGTGGACGTAGAGGCAAAGTCATCACATCTTCCCAAGAAGAAGTTGAGCTACAAAGAGCAACGGGAGCTTGAACAGCTCCCAACTCAAATTGCCACACTAGAGACAGAGCAACAGTCAATCCAGTCAGCACTGGCTGACGGTTCCTTATATGCCAAAGATGGGGCCCGAGCTGCCGCCCTCCATGCAAGAGAGGGAGAGATCGAAAATCAACTGATGATTGCGCTAGAGCGCTGGACCGCTTTGTCGTCCTAA
- a CDS encoding chemotaxis protein CheW produces MAGVMEKTNEATVSGAREYLTFRLDQEEYGIDILKVQEIRGYEPPTRIANAPDFIKGVTNLRGTIVPIVDMRLKFSCSKAEYNSFTVVIILNLRNRVVGIVVDSVSDVMELNSDQIRVAPEVESTIDTNCIVGLGSVGERMLILLDIEKLMASMDMGLVSANE; encoded by the coding sequence ATGGCTGGAGTGATGGAAAAAACCAATGAAGCGACTGTCTCTGGCGCCCGGGAGTATTTGACTTTCCGGCTGGATCAAGAGGAGTATGGGATCGACATCCTGAAGGTGCAGGAGATCCGAGGCTATGAGCCGCCGACACGCATCGCCAATGCACCAGACTTCATCAAGGGCGTGACGAATCTGCGCGGCACCATTGTTCCTATCGTTGACATGCGGCTGAAATTCAGCTGTTCCAAAGCGGAATACAACAGCTTCACGGTGGTCATCATCCTGAATCTGCGAAACCGGGTTGTCGGGATCGTGGTGGACTCGGTGAGCGACGTCATGGAACTGAACTCGGACCAGATCCGCGTTGCCCCGGAGGTGGAGAGCACCATCGACACCAACTGCATCGTCGGCTTGGGCTCGGTGGGTGAGCGCATGCTCATCCTGTTGGATATCGAGAAGCTCATGGCCAGTATGGACATGGGTTTGGTTTCTGCCAACGAATGA
- a CDS encoding chemotaxis protein CheW — MADTYQEGAGGGADFDLSQFYQIFFEEAGENLDQMEHMLLDLDLSAANDEELNGIFRCAHSIKGGAATFGFSDVAELTHQMESLLDRLRRHELQPIPQMVDVLLESADASRSLLARHQAGGQGEAVSTAELVRRISELAAGNVPAEPVAAVAPPPPPPAPAPVPAPAPVTPAPSIPAAAAAPGSARALEIRIGPLERLEQADAIKELFRDIPGLGSIRDVPSDEQGVRLFAVETTSTNDDLLDLFAFHVSKDQVRIGAEDGSASVEADPEAALLQAGEVSTEAPYGFFNGSPGMPSDRTEVAVANVSDAPSAKQPAAAARAAEPKAVSQAQMESTTIRVAVNKVDQLINLVGELVITQAMLAQNSRGLDAGAYQQLLAGLADLDRNTRDLQESVMSIRMIPMSIVFSRFPRMLRDLANKLGKKVEMVTLGEATELDKSLVEKITDPLTHLVRNSCDHGIEMPADRLAAGKSEHGTITLSASHQGGSIVIEVRDDGRGLSREKIMRKARERGLDVSDQMSDADVWGLIFAPGFSTADEVTDVSGRGVGMDVVKRNIAALNGSVEIDSAEGYGMRVSVRLPLTLAIMDGMSVGVGEEVYILPLSSVVESFQVNPDDVNTVAQGSQLVKVRDEYMPVIALEKTFQVPRLDQSKSSNIMVVVEADGSRVALLVDELLGQHQVVVKNLETNYRKVPNVSGATILGDGTVALILDTGALVRRARH, encoded by the coding sequence ATGGCGGATACCTATCAAGAAGGCGCGGGCGGTGGCGCGGACTTCGATCTCAGTCAGTTCTATCAGATCTTCTTCGAAGAGGCGGGCGAGAACCTGGACCAGATGGAGCACATGCTCCTGGACCTGGATCTGAGTGCGGCCAATGACGAAGAATTGAACGGTATTTTCCGTTGCGCGCACTCCATCAAGGGAGGGGCTGCGACCTTCGGGTTCTCCGATGTTGCAGAGTTGACCCATCAAATGGAGTCGCTGCTGGACCGCTTGCGGCGCCATGAATTGCAGCCCATTCCCCAAATGGTGGATGTGCTGCTGGAGTCTGCCGATGCGTCCCGCAGTCTGCTCGCAAGGCACCAGGCGGGAGGCCAGGGCGAAGCCGTATCTACTGCGGAACTGGTTCGCCGAATCAGTGAATTGGCTGCCGGCAATGTTCCTGCCGAACCTGTGGCGGCCGTGGCGCCGCCCCCCCCGCCGCCAGCGCCTGCTCCTGTGCCTGCGCCAGCTCCGGTCACGCCTGCCCCATCCATTCCCGCTGCGGCAGCCGCACCGGGCAGCGCGCGCGCTCTCGAGATCCGTATCGGTCCGCTGGAGCGTTTGGAGCAGGCTGACGCGATCAAGGAATTGTTCCGCGATATTCCCGGCCTCGGTTCCATTCGCGACGTCCCTTCTGACGAGCAGGGTGTCCGGCTGTTCGCGGTCGAGACCACTTCCACCAACGATGACCTGCTGGATCTGTTCGCCTTCCATGTGTCGAAAGACCAGGTCAGGATCGGTGCAGAAGACGGTTCGGCCAGTGTGGAAGCTGATCCGGAAGCAGCCCTGCTGCAAGCGGGCGAGGTGTCCACGGAAGCACCCTATGGATTCTTCAATGGGTCTCCTGGTATGCCGAGCGATCGGACGGAGGTGGCCGTTGCAAATGTGTCGGATGCCCCGTCTGCCAAGCAGCCTGCAGCCGCAGCCCGCGCTGCGGAGCCCAAAGCGGTCAGCCAAGCGCAGATGGAGTCCACCACCATTCGTGTGGCAGTGAACAAGGTTGACCAGTTGATCAATCTGGTCGGCGAATTGGTAATCACCCAGGCCATGTTGGCGCAGAACAGCCGCGGCCTTGACGCGGGGGCTTATCAGCAGTTGCTGGCGGGGTTGGCCGATCTGGATCGCAACACCCGGGATTTGCAAGAGTCCGTGATGTCGATCCGCATGATTCCCATGTCGATCGTGTTCAGCCGCTTTCCGCGGATGCTCAGAGATTTGGCCAACAAGCTGGGCAAGAAAGTCGAGATGGTCACCTTGGGTGAGGCCACCGAACTGGACAAGAGCTTGGTCGAAAAAATCACCGACCCATTGACGCATTTGGTTCGGAACAGCTGCGACCATGGCATTGAAATGCCTGCTGACCGGCTTGCTGCAGGGAAGTCCGAGCATGGAACGATCACGTTGTCCGCCTCGCATCAAGGCGGCTCCATCGTGATTGAAGTACGTGACGATGGTCGAGGACTCTCGCGCGAGAAAATCATGCGAAAAGCCAGAGAGCGGGGGCTGGATGTCTCCGATCAGATGAGCGACGCAGATGTATGGGGCCTGATTTTCGCGCCAGGCTTCTCCACAGCCGATGAAGTGACCGATGTCTCCGGGCGTGGGGTCGGTATGGATGTGGTGAAACGGAATATCGCTGCACTCAACGGGTCGGTGGAAATCGACTCTGCCGAAGGGTATGGCATGCGCGTGTCCGTGCGGTTGCCGCTGACGCTGGCGATCATGGACGGCATGTCGGTAGGAGTGGGAGAAGAGGTCTACATCCTTCCGCTGTCTTCTGTCGTGGAGTCGTTCCAGGTCAATCCCGATGATGTCAATACGGTCGCGCAAGGATCTCAATTGGTCAAGGTGCGGGATGAATATATGCCGGTCATCGCCCTGGAGAAAACATTCCAGGTCCCTCGCCTGGATCAAAGCAAGTCCAGCAACATCATGGTGGTGGTTGAGGCGGACGGTAGCCGGGTCGCATTGTTGGTGGATGAGTTGCTAGGCCAACACCAAGTCGTCGTGAAGAACCTTGAAACCAACTATCGCAAAGTGCCCAATGTGTCCGGCGCCACCATTCTCGGGGACGGAACTGTGGCACTCATCCTGGACACAGGTGCTTTGGTGCGGCGCGCTCGCCACTGA
- a CDS encoding ATP-binding protein, with product MIAFPMPSGVTDRPLRILHLEDSVADHELACITLRRANVVYEIHHVDTLTSFIEQLDAEPFDLILADYRLPGFTALDAWSVVAQREPHPPFVLLSGAIGEAAAVDAMRLGIADYLLKDDMARLPHVIDRAIEVHEARRAREKATADLAASERRLAELTEHLQSSIEKERAAIAREIHDDIGGALSAVRFDVGWISRHAKDDGTQAHAAAATEMLQHAIEASQRIMMNLRPPILDQGLVAAVQWLAESFERRTGIPTRVHTSKDTIHVDAAIQLVAYRTAQEALTNVFKYAEARQVGVDLSDSEGVLTLEVTDDGRGMEPAMREKPKSFGLKGLQERARTVGGWLDISSHPGRGTAVILSVPLTPQNISEEEAP from the coding sequence ATGATAGCGTTCCCCATGCCATCAGGAGTAACGGATCGACCCTTGCGCATCCTGCATTTAGAAGATTCTGTAGCGGATCATGAGTTGGCTTGCATTACGTTGCGCCGCGCCAACGTGGTGTATGAAATCCACCACGTGGACACACTGACATCGTTCATAGAGCAACTCGATGCAGAGCCTTTCGATCTGATCCTTGCGGACTACCGCCTGCCTGGCTTCACTGCGCTGGACGCTTGGAGTGTGGTGGCGCAGCGGGAGCCCCATCCGCCCTTCGTATTGCTTTCCGGTGCCATCGGCGAGGCGGCAGCGGTGGATGCGATGCGGCTGGGCATTGCGGACTACCTTCTCAAAGACGACATGGCGAGGCTGCCGCACGTCATTGACCGCGCCATCGAAGTGCACGAGGCTCGGCGCGCGAGGGAGAAAGCCACGGCCGATCTGGCTGCGTCCGAACGGCGACTGGCAGAACTCACCGAGCATTTGCAAAGCTCGATCGAAAAAGAACGGGCCGCCATTGCCCGCGAGATCCACGATGACATTGGCGGTGCATTGAGTGCCGTGCGCTTCGATGTGGGCTGGATCAGCCGGCATGCCAAGGACGACGGGACGCAAGCCCACGCGGCGGCCGCCACCGAGATGCTGCAGCACGCCATCGAGGCGAGTCAGCGCATCATGATGAATCTGCGCCCACCCATCCTGGACCAGGGCCTGGTGGCCGCCGTGCAATGGCTGGCGGAAAGTTTCGAGCGGCGCACCGGCATTCCCACCCGGGTGCACACGAGCAAGGACACAATCCACGTGGACGCAGCCATTCAGCTGGTGGCTTACCGCACGGCGCAGGAAGCCCTGACCAACGTCTTCAAATATGCCGAAGCGCGACAGGTTGGCGTCGACCTGTCGGACAGCGAGGGGGTACTGACACTGGAAGTCACCGACGACGGACGGGGCATGGAGCCTGCCATGCGGGAGAAGCCCAAATCATTCGGTCTCAAAGGCCTTCAAGAACGAGCGCGCACCGTGGGAGGATGGCTCGACATCAGCAGCCATCCCGGCCGCGGAACCGCCGTCATCCTGTCGGTGCCGCTGACACCCCAAAACATTTCAGAGGAGGAGGCACCATGA
- a CDS encoding CheR family methyltransferase translates to MRQTSSPLPPARGVAESPAVSPSSGPLAQGREFVWTNADFSRVQALIYQRAGISLHDGKHAMVYSRLSRRLRDTGHTSFHEYLSWLETHDGPEWQEFVNALTTNLTAFFREQHHFEILANLLRTRPAGPWSVWCNAASTGEEPYSIVMTAMESLSSNGSFKLTASDIDSRVLATAAEGVYRLDSVKGLSAERLQRFFLRGKASNAGFARAKPELRRSIDFLSVNLIRDDWPFREPFDVVFCRNVMIYFDAPTQRKVLERIHRVLKPGGMLFVGHAENFSESRDLFTLRGKTVYERR, encoded by the coding sequence ATGCGCCAGACCTCCAGTCCTCTCCCTCCTGCACGAGGCGTGGCGGAATCACCAGCGGTTTCGCCTTCATCGGGACCCTTGGCCCAAGGGCGAGAATTCGTCTGGACCAACGCAGATTTTTCACGTGTCCAGGCGCTCATTTATCAGCGGGCTGGTATCAGTTTGCACGATGGCAAACATGCAATGGTCTACAGCCGTTTGTCGCGGCGGTTGCGCGATACCGGGCATACGAGCTTTCATGAATATCTGAGCTGGCTGGAAACCCATGATGGCCCGGAGTGGCAGGAGTTCGTGAACGCGCTCACGACCAACCTGACGGCGTTCTTCCGCGAACAGCACCACTTTGAGATTCTGGCCAATCTCCTGCGTACACGGCCTGCGGGTCCGTGGAGTGTTTGGTGCAACGCTGCATCCACTGGGGAAGAGCCATATTCCATCGTGATGACGGCCATGGAGTCGTTGAGCAGTAACGGTTCGTTCAAGTTGACGGCCAGCGATATCGACTCCCGCGTGTTGGCAACGGCAGCAGAGGGGGTGTATCGGCTGGACAGTGTGAAGGGGTTGAGTGCGGAGCGCCTTCAGCGATTCTTCTTGCGGGGCAAGGCGTCGAATGCCGGTTTTGCGCGTGCCAAACCTGAGTTGCGCCGAAGCATCGATTTCCTCAGCGTGAATCTCATCCGCGATGACTGGCCTTTTCGGGAGCCGTTCGACGTCGTGTTTTGCCGCAATGTCATGATCTATTTCGATGCCCCCACCCAGCGCAAGGTACTGGAGCGCATCCATCGTGTGTTGAAACCAGGCGGCATGCTTTTTGTCGGGCATGCTGAAAACTTCAGCGAGTCCCGTGACCTTTTCACTTTGCGCGGCAAGACCGTGTATGAGCGCCGTTGA
- the cheD gene encoding chemoreceptor glutamine deamidase CheD: MTNTRPGFPPPSGAPPSAYGGTVERRRAPRIAPLSADIYTGTPASAAKQSTLPELKAQARRPGEASFFFFDHHFQHNAVKVLPGEYFVSDENLVIMTVLGSCIAACLWDSRSRVGGMNHFMLPDGDSSDVSGRYGSYAMELLINEMLKLGARRESMQAKIFGGAQVMHNFTTMNVGERNTNFVLNYLQTERIPIVSEDVLDIYPRKVVFFPVTGKAMVKRLAHAHPETLVEQEVRGNAATVAKATAGGSVDLF, encoded by the coding sequence ATGACCAATACCCGCCCTGGCTTTCCCCCTCCGTCTGGCGCACCGCCGTCCGCCTATGGTGGAACGGTAGAGCGGCGTCGTGCACCGCGAATTGCGCCGCTCAGTGCCGATATTTACACTGGCACTCCAGCCTCCGCAGCAAAGCAATCAACATTGCCGGAGCTCAAGGCGCAAGCGCGCCGGCCGGGAGAAGCCTCATTCTTCTTTTTTGATCATCATTTTCAGCACAATGCGGTCAAAGTGCTTCCCGGGGAATATTTCGTCTCGGATGAGAATCTGGTGATCATGACCGTGCTCGGCTCATGCATTGCCGCTTGCCTTTGGGACAGCCGTAGCCGGGTCGGTGGTATGAATCACTTCATGCTCCCCGATGGCGATTCCTCCGATGTATCCGGCCGCTATGGCTCGTATGCCATGGAGTTGCTGATCAACGAAATGCTGAAACTTGGAGCTCGCCGGGAAAGCATGCAGGCCAAGATATTTGGTGGGGCACAGGTGATGCATAACTTCACCACGATGAATGTGGGTGAGCGCAACACCAACTTTGTGCTCAACTATCTCCAGACAGAGCGTATCCCGATTGTTTCGGAAGACGTGCTCGATATCTATCCACGCAAAGTCGTTTTCTTTCCGGTGACAGGAAAAGCGATGGTGAAGCGGCTCGCCCATGCGCATCCAGAGACATTGGTGGAGCAGGAAGTTCGCGGCAACGCTGCGACGGTTGCCAAAGCGACTGCCGGCGGATCAGTGGACCTCTTTTGA
- a CDS encoding protein-glutamate methylesterase/protein-glutamine glutaminase, whose product MSRKIRVIVVDDSALVRSLLAEIINRQRDMECIGTANDPLIAREMIREMNPDVITLDVEMPRMDGIDFLGRLMRLRPMPVVMISTLTERGAEVTMKALELGAVDFVAKPRVGLSSGLNELATQIVEKIRVAAVAQVRRAPVLSPTRPHSPTTGSVEGGHAPTHTTTLLGRLSTEKLICIGASTGGTEAIREVLMQMPADSPAIVITQHMPPGFTTSFAARLNGLCQITVKEAANGERILPGHAYIAPGGKQFHIARSGANYVAVVDDGPPVNRHKPSVEVLFKSAAGVAGRNVFGIMLTGMGNDGASAMREMKDAGSYNYVQDEASCIVFGMPREAIAHGAADEVLPLTQIAPALIAKLRGATDRLHHRI is encoded by the coding sequence ATGAGCAGGAAGATCCGGGTGATCGTTGTGGATGATTCGGCGTTGGTGCGCAGTCTTTTGGCCGAAATCATCAATCGCCAGCGAGACATGGAGTGCATTGGAACCGCCAACGACCCTTTGATTGCGCGCGAAATGATTCGCGAAATGAACCCCGATGTCATTACCCTGGACGTCGAGATGCCGCGCATGGATGGGATTGATTTTCTTGGGCGCCTGATGCGCCTTCGGCCTATGCCCGTGGTGATGATTTCCACGCTCACGGAGAGGGGGGCTGAAGTCACCATGAAGGCGCTTGAACTGGGAGCGGTTGACTTTGTTGCCAAACCCCGGGTCGGCCTGTCCAGTGGCCTGAATGAATTGGCGACTCAGATCGTTGAGAAGATTCGGGTGGCCGCTGTCGCACAGGTCCGAAGAGCGCCGGTGCTGAGCCCGACCCGTCCGCACTCTCCAACAACTGGTTCTGTAGAGGGGGGACATGCTCCGACGCATACGACCACATTGTTGGGCCGCTTGTCGACGGAAAAGCTGATTTGCATCGGTGCATCCACTGGTGGAACAGAGGCCATCCGCGAAGTGCTGATGCAGATGCCAGCAGACTCACCGGCGATCGTGATCACTCAGCACATGCCACCAGGTTTCACCACCAGCTTCGCCGCCAGGCTCAATGGGTTGTGCCAAATCACAGTGAAAGAAGCGGCCAACGGAGAGCGCATCTTGCCTGGCCATGCCTACATAGCGCCCGGAGGAAAGCAGTTTCATATTGCACGCAGCGGAGCCAACTATGTGGCCGTGGTGGATGATGGTCCTCCTGTCAATCGGCACAAGCCGTCGGTGGAGGTCTTATTCAAGTCGGCCGCGGGGGTAGCGGGACGTAACGTTTTCGGCATCATGCTGACCGGCATGGGAAATGATGGTGCCTCCGCGATGCGCGAGATGAAGGATGCTGGCAGTTACAACTATGTGCAGGACGAGGCAAGTTGCATCGTTTTCGGTATGCCCCGGGAGGCCATTGCACATGGCGCTGCAGATGAGGTTTTGCCTTTGACGCAGATTGCACCGGCTTTGATCGCCAAGCTGCGTGGTGCAACCGATCGATTGCACCATCGCATCTAG
- a CDS encoding plasmid pRiA4b ORF-3 family protein, which yields MASKVQRIKAPAAILQLHIELRGTKPKVWRRVLVPETITLAKLHLVVQAAFGWGHSHLHEFIAGDGERYGTPDPMHDEPGSITSESTRLTTALNRSTLSYVYDFGDYWDHRIKVEKKIAPMPQFVLPFCAGGACATPPEDCGGAPGYAEFVRAMANPDDPEHDNLVEWIGADTWDPLAFDSIEINDRLAAIKV from the coding sequence ATGGCGAGCAAGGTCCAACGGATCAAGGCACCAGCGGCGATCCTGCAACTGCACATTGAATTGCGCGGCACCAAGCCCAAGGTCTGGCGCCGCGTCCTGGTGCCAGAGACGATCACCCTGGCCAAGCTGCATCTTGTGGTCCAGGCTGCCTTCGGCTGGGGCCACTCGCATCTGCACGAGTTCATCGCTGGCGACGGCGAGCGCTATGGCACGCCAGACCCGATGCACGACGAGCCTGGCTCGATCACCAGCGAAAGCACGCGACTGACCACTGCCCTGAACCGGTCGACGCTGAGCTACGTCTACGACTTCGGGGACTACTGGGACCACCGCATCAAGGTCGAGAAGAAGATCGCACCGATGCCGCAGTTCGTGCTCCCGTTCTGTGCCGGCGGTGCCTGTGCAACGCCGCCGGAGGATTGCGGAGGCGCACCGGGCTATGCGGAGTTCGTGCGGGCCATGGCGAACCCTGACGATCCCGAGCACGACAACCTGGTCGAATGGATCGGTGCCGATACCTGGGACCCGTTGGCCTTCGACAGCATCGAGATCAACGACCGGCTCGCCGCGATCAAGGTCTGA
- a CDS encoding response regulator: protein MQSILAVDDSPSMRKMVSFTLTGAGYHVVEAVDGQDALEKAETHDIHLVLADQNMPRLDGIGLTRKLREHPRFKTIPILILTTESSDQMKQAGRSAGATGWLVKPFDPNRLIEVIQKVIR, encoded by the coding sequence ATGCAATCGATTCTTGCCGTTGATGATTCACCGTCCATGCGAAAGATGGTGTCCTTCACCCTGACCGGGGCGGGGTACCACGTGGTGGAGGCGGTAGACGGGCAAGACGCGCTCGAAAAGGCCGAAACCCACGATATCCATCTGGTGTTGGCCGACCAGAACATGCCAAGACTCGACGGAATCGGCCTGACCCGCAAGCTGCGTGAGCATCCCCGGTTCAAGACCATTCCCATTCTGATCCTCACGACCGAGTCGAGCGACCAGATGAAGCAGGCGGGACGTTCCGCGGGCGCCACGGGCTGGCTCGTCAAGCCTTTCGATCCGAACCGCTTGATCGAAGTGATTCAAAAAGTCATTCGCTAA
- a CDS encoding response regulator, giving the protein MIQVVLCDDHAVLRRGIRDTLSEAPDIQVTGEAGGYSELREVLRTAPCDVLLLDLNMPGRSGLEVLASLRETDSAVKVLVVSMYPEDQYALRCLRAGAQGYANKAGDPVELIEAVRTVMKGRKYLTPEVAQMLADSLAQPSPELPHEALSERELQTLVKIASGKRLSDIAEELMLSPKTVSVYRSRVLEKLKLTNNAELTVYAIRNQLV; this is encoded by the coding sequence ATGATCCAGGTCGTGCTGTGTGATGACCATGCGGTCCTGCGAAGGGGCATCCGTGACACGCTCTCGGAGGCACCGGACATTCAGGTGACGGGCGAGGCCGGTGGCTACTCCGAGCTGAGGGAGGTATTGCGCACCGCGCCTTGCGACGTGCTGCTGCTCGATCTCAACATGCCCGGTCGCAGCGGCCTGGAAGTGCTCGCCAGCCTTCGCGAGACGGACTCCGCCGTCAAGGTACTGGTCGTCTCGATGTATCCCGAGGATCAATATGCGCTGCGGTGCCTGCGCGCGGGCGCACAGGGCTATGCCAACAAAGCAGGCGACCCGGTGGAGTTGATCGAAGCCGTGCGCACCGTGATGAAAGGCCGCAAGTACCTCACTCCGGAGGTAGCGCAGATGCTGGCGGACAGCCTGGCGCAGCCGAGTCCCGAGTTGCCCCACGAGGCGTTGTCGGAGAGGGAACTGCAAACCCTGGTGAAGATTGCGTCCGGCAAACGCCTGTCAGACATCGCGGAAGAACTGATGCTGAGCCCCAAGACGGTCAGCGTCTACCGGTCCCGCGTGTTGGAAAAACTCAAGCTCACCAACAACGCGGAACTCACGGTGTACGCCATTCGCAACCAGTTGGTCTGA